The Kosakonia sacchari SP1 genome includes a window with the following:
- a CDS encoding STY0301 family protein, with amino-acid sequence MLWSKHTLLTFAMLSFATIAQADNIQCPQLPSPTMKQHALTDASLFVGPPKERVELMPDTDKDTVWTLADYLDEAREHKTSPYLVCRYKNTLQTVELMVPATAQKCSVSYNQHNNLIARCQ; translated from the coding sequence ATGTTGTGGAGTAAACACACTCTTTTGACGTTCGCTATGTTGTCGTTCGCCACAATTGCGCAGGCAGACAATATACAGTGTCCGCAACTGCCGTCCCCGACGATGAAGCAGCATGCTCTTACGGATGCCAGCCTGTTTGTCGGTCCGCCAAAAGAGCGGGTTGAACTGATGCCAGATACGGATAAAGACACTGTCTGGACACTGGCAGATTATCTGGACGAAGCCAGGGAGCATAAAACATCGCCCTACCTTGTATGCCGGTATAAAAATACGCTGCAAACTGTCGAATTGATGGTTCCAGCAACGGCGCAGAAATGCTCAGTTTCGTATAACCAGCACAATAATCTGATCGCCCGTTGCCAGTAA
- the mug gene encoding G/U mismatch-specific DNA glycosylase, whose product MIHDILAPGLRVVFCGINPGKSSAHTGFHFAHPGNRFWKVIHQAGFTDQQLRPEDERHLLDTRCGITMLVERPTVQATEVGLHELRSGGRELVKKIEDYQPAALAVLGKQAFEQAFSVRGASWGKQNMTIGVTQVWVLPNPSGLNRATLDKLVEAYRELDKALVTRGL is encoded by the coding sequence ATGATCCACGATATTCTGGCGCCGGGGCTGCGGGTGGTGTTTTGCGGCATCAATCCGGGTAAATCTTCTGCCCATACCGGTTTCCATTTTGCCCATCCGGGGAATCGTTTCTGGAAAGTTATCCATCAGGCTGGTTTTACCGACCAGCAACTGCGCCCGGAAGATGAGCGGCATCTACTGGATACCCGCTGTGGCATCACTATGCTGGTTGAGCGTCCAACGGTGCAGGCTACGGAAGTCGGGTTGCATGAGCTGCGTAGCGGGGGCAGGGAACTGGTCAAAAAAATCGAGGATTATCAGCCAGCTGCGCTGGCAGTTTTAGGAAAGCAAGCCTTTGAGCAGGCGTTTAGCGTACGCGGGGCGAGCTGGGGCAAGCAAAATATGACGATTGGCGTGACGCAGGTTTGGGTGCTGCCAAACCCCAGCGGGCTTAACCGCGCAACGCTGGATAAGCTGGTGGAAGCGTATCGTGAACTGGACAAGGCACTGGTGACGCGCGGCCTGTAA
- the rpoD gene encoding RNA polymerase sigma factor RpoD, producing the protein MEQNPQSQLKLLVTRGKEQGYLTYAEVNDHLPEDIVDSDQIEDIIQMINDMGIQVMEEAPDADDLLLAENSNNTDEDAEEAAAQVLSSVESEIGRTTDPVRMYMREMGTVELLTREGEIDIAKRIEDGINQVQCSVAEYPEAITYLLEQYDRVEAEQARLSDLITGFVDPNAEEDMAPTATHVGSELSSEEMDDDEDEEDEEDDDSDDDNSIDPELAREKFAELRTQYELTRDTIKAKGRSHVAAQEEILKLSEVFKQFRLVPKQFDYLVNSMRVMMDRVRTQERIIMKLCVEQCKMPKKNFITLFTGNETNETWFNAALAMNKPWSEKLHEVAEEVQRGLMKLQQIEEETGLTIEQVKDINRRMSIGEAKARRAKKEMVEANLRLVISIAKKYTNRGLQFLDLIQEGNIGLMKAVDKFEYRRGYKFSTYATWWIRQAITRSIADQARTIRIPVHMIETINKLNRISRQMLQEMGREPTPEELAERMLMPEDKIRKVLKIAKEPISMETPIGDDEDSHLGDFIEDTTLELPLDSATTESLRAATHDVLAGLTAREAKVLRMRFGIDMNTDHTLEEVGKQFDVTRERIRQIEAKALRKLRHPSRSEVLRSFLDD; encoded by the coding sequence ATGGAGCAAAACCCGCAGTCACAGCTGAAGCTTCTTGTCACCCGTGGTAAGGAGCAAGGCTATCTGACCTATGCCGAGGTCAATGACCATCTGCCGGAAGATATCGTCGACTCCGATCAGATCGAAGACATCATCCAAATGATCAACGACATGGGCATCCAGGTGATGGAAGAAGCACCGGACGCCGATGATCTGTTGCTGGCCGAAAACTCCAACAACACTGACGAAGATGCGGAAGAAGCCGCCGCACAAGTGCTTTCCAGCGTTGAATCTGAAATCGGGCGAACCACTGACCCGGTGCGCATGTACATGCGCGAAATGGGCACCGTTGAGCTGCTGACCCGCGAAGGCGAAATCGACATCGCTAAACGCATCGAAGACGGCATCAACCAGGTTCAGTGCTCCGTTGCCGAATACCCGGAAGCGATCACCTATCTGCTGGAGCAGTACGATCGCGTTGAAGCTGAGCAGGCTCGCCTCTCTGATCTGATCACCGGCTTTGTCGATCCAAACGCTGAAGAAGACATGGCGCCAACCGCGACCCACGTCGGTTCTGAACTCTCCAGCGAAGAGATGGATGATGATGAAGACGAAGAAGATGAAGAAGACGACGACAGCGATGATGACAACAGCATCGATCCTGAACTGGCGCGTGAAAAATTCGCTGAGCTACGTACCCAGTACGAACTGACTCGCGACACCATCAAAGCCAAAGGACGCAGTCACGTTGCCGCGCAGGAAGAGATCCTGAAGCTGTCTGAAGTGTTCAAACAGTTCCGTCTGGTACCAAAACAGTTCGATTACCTGGTTAACAGCATGCGAGTCATGATGGATCGCGTACGTACCCAGGAACGCATCATCATGAAACTGTGCGTTGAACAGTGCAAAATGCCGAAGAAAAACTTCATTACGCTGTTCACCGGCAACGAAACCAACGAAACCTGGTTCAACGCTGCGCTGGCCATGAATAAACCGTGGTCGGAAAAACTGCATGAAGTGGCAGAAGAAGTTCAACGCGGCCTGATGAAGCTGCAACAGATTGAAGAAGAAACCGGCCTGACCATTGAGCAGGTAAAAGACATCAACCGTCGTATGTCTATCGGCGAAGCGAAAGCGCGTCGTGCGAAGAAAGAGATGGTGGAAGCGAACCTGCGTCTGGTTATTTCTATCGCCAAGAAATACACCAACCGCGGTCTGCAGTTCCTCGATCTGATTCAGGAAGGCAACATCGGTTTGATGAAAGCGGTTGATAAGTTCGAATACCGCCGTGGTTACAAATTCTCCACCTATGCAACCTGGTGGATCCGTCAGGCGATCACCCGTTCCATCGCGGATCAGGCGCGCACCATCCGTATTCCGGTGCATATGATTGAGACGATCAACAAGCTCAACCGTATCTCCCGCCAGATGCTGCAGGAAATGGGCCGTGAACCTACGCCGGAAGAGCTGGCTGAGCGTATGCTGATGCCGGAAGATAAGATCCGTAAAGTGCTGAAAATCGCCAAAGAGCCGATCTCCATGGAAACACCAATCGGTGATGATGAAGATTCGCATCTGGGTGATTTTATCGAGGATACCACCCTCGAATTGCCGCTGGACTCTGCAACCACTGAAAGTCTGCGCGCCGCAACGCACGACGTTCTGGCTGGCCTGACCGCCCGTGAAGCGAAAGTTCTGCGTATGCGTTTCGGTATCGATATGAACACCGATCACACGCTGGAAGAAGTGGGTAAACAGTTTGACGTAACCCGCGAACGTATCCGTCAGATCGAAGCCAAGGCGCTGCGTAAACTGCGCCATCCGAGCCGTTCTGAAGTACTGCGTAGCTTCCTCGACGATTAA